One Perognathus longimembris pacificus isolate PPM17 chromosome 2, ASM2315922v1, whole genome shotgun sequence DNA segment encodes these proteins:
- the Tsga13 gene encoding testis-specific gene 13 protein, whose protein sequence is MEKGQNATLKPSETTPVKVRRTITDDGDLVVCCHGDCHLISLPVDMEKAEEGAFDPVGQSKFSLQNNQYYRVRPNLAPYYEPLKPTLLQKLLIRNKKITSFMCKLTEFDQDMTSLIMTNNPLPSISQDSGQKYFSKMILQEICYQPKPTEKVSLPQMPQKKKTTFPMKRMDDPTFKQKQWFRFSTDKDFESEGKYSKVYTLRKQKKMYPQLIFAPGYGEDKKKGVSEQPVSQEPRSEELWEPLTFSTLVEQKPTRNAPGESTFRYGRAKQWIIKKATTTRR, encoded by the exons ATGGAGAA GGGTCAGAATGCCACACTAAAGCCTTCAGAAACTACCCCAGTTAAAGTTCGGAGAACAATCACTGATGATGGTGACTTG GTTGTCTGCTGCCATGGTGACTGTCACCTGATCTCACTCCCCGTAGATATGGAAAAGGCAGAGGAGGGG gcTTTTGATCCAGTTGGGCAATCAAAATTTAGCCTACAAAACAACCAGTATTACAGAGTCCGTCCAAATTTG GCCCCATACTATGAGCCTCTGAAGCCCACCTTACTGCAAAAGCTCCTGATTCGGAACAAAAAAATCACCAGCTTCATGTGCAAACTAACAGAGTTTGATCAGGATATGACATCACTGATTATGACCAACAACCCACTTCCCAGCATCAGTCAGGATAGTGGTCAAAAATACTTCTCCAAGATGATACTCCAG GAAATTTGCTATCAGCCTAAACCCACTGAGAAGGTCAGCCTACCCCAGATgcctcagaaaaagaaaacaaccttcCCTATGAAAAGGATGGACGATCCCACATTCAAGCAAAAACAGTGGTTTAG GTTTTCTACTGACAAGGACTTTGAGAGTGAAGGGAAATACTCAAAAGTCTATACtttgaggaaacagaaaaaaatgtatcctCAACTCATCTTTGCTCCAGGCTAtggagaagataaaaagaaaggag TTTCCGAGCAGCCAGTGAGCCAAGAACCACGTTCCGAGGAGCTCTGGGAGCCACTCACATTCTCGACCCTCGTGGAACAGAAGCCCACCAGGAACGCGCCAGGGGAAAGCACCTTCCGCTACGGAAGGGCCAAGCAGTGGATCATCAAAAAGGCCACTACCACTCGGCGGTAA